The Mytilus galloprovincialis chromosome 4, xbMytGall1.hap1.1, whole genome shotgun sequence genome contains a region encoding:
- the LOC143071983 gene encoding uncharacterized protein LOC143071983: MLNSLLLLSSILIQTYGQAFGFLTGNIADALCTDKMTNCISFDQGACQDPYTAWAMENCRHFCGFCQVNKPPTAATTSTAATTQSATTASHVIGPITSALPCVDTRTDCDIFGKSVCTDQKYIAWANKSCRLYCRLCPANMLPPITTISPALCVDKHDDCKQYGKASCHGAYYSWAKDNCRQYCGFCGGPTTVKPPCRNKIQSCYRYPGEICTSDKYKDWAEENCNQHCGFCSGGSTAGTPSGTTAANYPVIGRKRSISLKRSNVHEFENRK, encoded by the exons ATGTTGAACTCGTTATTACTTTTGTCATCAATTTTAATTCAGACTTATGGTCAAGCATTTGGGTTCTTAACAGGAAATATAGCTGATGCAc TATGTACGGATAAAATGACAAATTGTATTTCCTTTGACCAAGGAGCTTGCCAGGACCCCTATACAGCATGGGCAATGGAAAATTGTCGACACTTTTGTGGATTCTGCCAAG TCAATAAACCACCAACTGCAGCAACTACATCAACTGCAGCAACTACACAATCTGCTACTACAGCATCGCACGTGATAGGCCCAATAACTTCGGCACTACCTTGTGTCGACACCAGAACTGACTGTGACATCTTCGGGAAATCTGTGTGTACTGATCAAAAGTATATTGCGTGGGCTAATAAAAGCTGTCGTTTATACTGTAGATTATGTCCAG CCAATATGTTACCACCCATCACAACTATATCCCCGGCGT TATGTGTAGATAAACATGACGATTGTAAACAATATGGAAAAGCTTCATGTCACGGAGCATATTATAGTTGGGCAAAAGACAACTGTAGACAATATTGTGGGTTTTGTGGTG GACCAACAACTGTGAAACCCCCATgcagaaataaaatacaaagctGTTACCGATATCCTGGAGAAATATGTACAAGTGATAAATACAAAGACTGGGCAGAGGAAAATTGTAACCAACATTGCGGCTTCTGTTCTGGTGGTAGTACTGCTG GTACACCTTCAG GAACAACTGCAGCGAACTACCCTG